The genomic segment CACTCGCCGGAATATGCGGCGGCCAGGGCGTTGCGGGACAATGCCAGCATGGGCGATCTGATTGTTGCCGAGGGCTATATGTCCTGAGGTGATGTGAAATGGTTGGAATGATGAACGAGACGATGACAGCGCAGACCGATTTGCGATCCGACATCAGCCCCGCGCCAGCGCGGGCTTTGCCGTCGCTTGTTGGTATGACGCGCGCGCGTCTTGGTGAGGCGCTGCGCGCCGTCGACGTGCCGGAACGTGAGATCCGCATGCGCGTCGGCCAGCTCTGGCAGTGGATCTATTTCCATGGCGCGCGGGACTTCGCCGCCATGCTCAACATCGGCAAGCCGCTGCGCGCCCTCCTGACCGAGCATTATTCGTTGACGCGGCCGCAGGTCGTCGCCGAACAGGTGTCGAGCGACGGCACGCGCAAATGGCTCATCCGCCTCGATCCTGTCGATGCCAAGGATAAGGGCGCGGAAGTCGAGTGCGTCTACATTCCCGAGAGCGATCGCGGCACCTTGTGCGTGTCGAGCCAGGTTGGCTGCACGCTCACCTGTACGTTCTGCCACACGGGCACGCAGAAACTGGTGCGCAATCTGAGCGCCGAAGAAATCGCCGTGCAGGTGGTGGTGGCGCGCGACATGCTCGGCGATTTTCCCGGCCAGACGCCGCCGACCAATGGCTTCATCCCCTCGGGCGAAGGCGTGCGCGCCGTCTCCAACATCGTCTTCATGGGCATGGGCGAGCCGCTCTATAATTTCGACAATGTCACCGCGGCGATTTCGGTGCTCACCGATGGCGAAGGCCTGTCGCTGTCGAAGCGGCGCGTGACGGTGTCCACCTCCGGCGTCGTGCCGCAGATCGGACCGTTGGGCGAAGCCAATGGCACCGCATTGGCGATCTCACTGCATGCGGTGCGCGATGATCTGCGCAACACGCTGGTGCCGCTCAACAAGAAATATCCGATCAAGGATCTGCTCGACGCCTGCCGCAATTATCCGGGGCTATCGAACGCACGCCGCATCACCTTCGAATATGTGATGCTGAAGGGCGTCAACGATTCCCGCGCCGAGGCGAAAGAACTGGTGCGGCTGCTCAAGGGCATTCCGGCCAAGATCAATCTCATTCCATTCAATCCATGGCCGGGCACGAAATATGAGTGTTCGGACTGGGATACGATCGAGCAATTCTCCGACATCGTCTTCAATGCCGGCTATGCCAGCCCGGTGCGCACGCCGCGCGGCCGCGACATCCTGGCTGCCTGCGGCCAGTTGAAGAGCGAGACCGAGAAGCTGCGGGCGCGCGCCCGCATGATCGAAGCTGATGACGAAAGTCATCCCGAATCCAAATGAAAACAGCGTCCTAAAATGGCTTTCATGTTTTGTTAGCCATGTTGCTTTGGCTCGCATTAACGTAAACGGCCTATCTGTCGATTCATTGATCGTTGCTGTTCATTTGAATCGGATTGTCCATGCGTTTGCGTTTGCCCATCGCTGTTTTCGCGGCGTCTGCTGTTGTCCTGCCCGCCTTTCTGATCAACACCGTCGAAGCCGCGCCGCGCCAGGAGCGACATCAAGAGCGGCATCGTCATCTGCACAAGACGACGAAGAAAAGGCCGCATCCCACCGTGCGCCGGCATCATCATGCGGCGCCGCGTCCCGTCTATCGACCGGCGCCGCGCTATGTCGCAGCACCCATGCCGATGTCGGCGCCCTTGTCAGCGCCGATGCCCGAACCGGCCGCGCCATCGTTCTTCTCGCCCTATGGCTGGTTGATCACGGTGAATGCCAAGACTTTCGTCTCGCCGCGCTTCACCGGTTCCGACAATTACAGTTTCATCGCTTTTCCCACCGTGTCGTTTCGCCGTCCGGGCGAAGCGCCGGAATGGTCATCGCCCGATGACAACATCAGCTTCGCGGCCTTTTCGAGCGGTGGTGTCAGCGCGGGCCCAGTCGTTGCCTATCGCGGCGGTCGCTACGATCAAGGCAATCGCGAATTGTGGGGCGTGCACAACGTGCGCTGGACGTTGGAGCCTGGCCTGTTCGGACAGATCTGGCTGGTGCCCGATACGCTGCGCGCCCGTCTTGAAATCCGCCGCGGCTTTCGCGGCGAGGATGGGTTCGTCGCCCTTCTGGGCGCGGACTGGGTGACGCGCTGGCAGCAGTTCACTTTCGCCATCGGCCCGCGCTTCAACTTCGCCGATGGCCGTTCGATGCGCTCGCGCTTTGGTGTCACGGCGACCGACTTCCTCGCCAATCCGGTCTATGCGCCCCACGCGCCGGGGCGGGGTTGGTTTCGGCCGGTCTCTATTCGTCGCTCACCTATCGCTATTCGCCGGACTGGGCGTTCACCCTGCACGGTGGCTACGACAGGTTGACCGGTGGGGCGGCGTCGAGCCCGATCGTGCGCCAGACCGGCAGCCGCAACCAGTTCACGGTCGGCCTAGCCGCCAGCTACACCTTCCAGCTGACACGCTGATCGGAATGCTGCTCGACTACGTGCCTTTACTGGCACGTTTTCCAACACTGCGGATGTAGTGGAGCAGGGCCGCAGCCGAAGGTGTCAGCAGGCCTTTTCTGCGACGATAGACGCGAAACGTGCGCCGCCATTCGAGCTCGGCAACAGGTATGCGCACCATCTCTTCCCGTCGTACTTCGGCCTGCACGGTTGGTAAGGGCAGCCAGCAGAGAATGTCGGCGGATTGTACCGCGGTCTTGATGACCTGCACCGAACGCGAAACGATCAACGGCATTTTCGGTTCAAGCGCGTGGTTGTGAAAGCGCTTCAACCACTCCTTGCCAACCGGGCTTCCGATCGGCGGCAGCGCCCAATCGCGGGTGGCGATATCCGCGATTGTCACGGAGCGCTGCTGGGTCAGCGGGTGGTGGGCGCCCGCATAGACATAGACCGTGTCGAACAGGATATCGGGCGCCGCCAGACTGATGGCATCGCCGACATAAGGCTCGGACGAGACGGCGATGTCCAAATCCCCCGATTTGAGGGCTTCCAGCACGCTGTCCTCTAGTCCCTCCGTGACTTGGAACGAGATGTCGGGATGGTTTTGCCGCATGTCGCAGATCGCCGCCATGACGATGCCGCCGACCACGCTGGCAACGCCACCGACGCGAACGACGCCACGGCTGGCGCCGCGCATCTGTTGGATCACGTCGCGGGCGCTGGCCAGTTCCGAGACGACGAGTTCGGCGTAGGGCAGCAGCGCCTCGCCATAGGGTGTTAGCGCCACGCCGCGCGTGTTGCGCTCGAACAGCGGAACGCCAAACCCCTCTTCAAGAATTTTCAATGATCTGCTGACCGCTGGCTGGGTCAGGTTCAAGGCCGTGGCTGCCCGCCCCAGGCTGCCCTTTCGCACGCATTCCAACAGAATCGTGGCGCTTCGCACGTCCAAAGTCATGTTTTTTTGTAATGGCTTTTTCCAATTTTATCAATTCCGGCGAGGGGCCCGGTTTGCCACTGTGCCCGCAAGTTCTTGACGCAAGCCCAGAAGCCGGGCGCACGAGGAGAGGGGATGAACAAGGAAAATAACGACTTCGCACGGGGTTCGGCGGTCGCTGGCCTCACCGTTAGCGAAGCAGTCTTCGATTTTCTGCGGCGGCAAGGGGTCGAGCGCATCTTCGGCAATCCCGGTTCGACCGAACTGCCCATGTTCGTCGATCTGCCGCAGAGCTTTTCCTATGTCCTGGGATTGCAGGAATCGATTGTGGTGGGCATGGCCGACGCCTATGCCCAGCTCACCGGCCGCCCCGCCTTCGTCAATTTGCATTCCGCCGCCGGGCTTGGCCATGCGATGGGCAATATCTACACGGCCTTCCGCAACCGCGCGCCTCTCGTGATCACGACAGGCCAGCAGACGCGCGACCTGCTGCCTCACGATCCCTTTTTGTTCAACGAAAGCCCGACGGAATTTCCCAAGCCCTATGTCAAATGGGCCTGTGAGCCGGCGCGCGCGGAAGACGTTCCTGCCGCGATCGCCCGGGCGTTCTACATCGCCATGCAGCCGCCGAGAGGCCCAGTTATCGTCTCCATCCCGCTCGACGATTGGTCGCGGCCGGCGCAGCCGGTGCTCGAACGAAGGTTGAGCACGGTCCTTGGATGCGATCCCGAGGCGCTTGAAAGAATCGCGGGCCAAATTGATGCGGCCAAGGAGCCGGTCCTGGTGGTGGGACCTGGTGTCGATAGCGATGATGCTTGGTTCAGCACCGTCCGGCTGGCGGAAAAACTGCAGGCCAAGGTCTGGGTAAGTCCGATCTCGGCCCGTTGCAGCTTTCCTGAGCGGCATCCCCTCTTCGCCGGCTTCCTGCCCGCGCATCAACCAGGGCTTTCCGACTGTCTGGCACCGGCGGACTATGTCCTCGTCCTCGGCGCGCCCGTTTTCACCTATCACTTTCCGGGAAGCGGCGGCCATTTGCGTGAGGGCACCGGCCTCGGCTTGATCAGCGATGATCCCCGTCACGTCACCGGCGCGGCTTTGGGCGACGCGATGCTGTCCAATATTCGCCTGGCAACGGAACAGCTCGGCGACAGAGTGCGGTCGCGCGCGGCCCGCGCGGATGGTCCAGCGCGTGTCATACGGCGCATCGAGGCGCCTGCCGGCATTACGCCTGACTTTCTGTTCCAGACCCTCGACGATGTCCGCTCGCCGCAGAGCATCATCGTCGAGGAATCGCCGAGCACGCGCTCGACAATGCATGACCACTTTCCCATCGAGAGGCCGCGTGGCTTCTTCGCAACCGCCAGCGGTGGTCTGGGTTACGGTCTTCCGGCGGCGGTAGGCGCAGCCCTTACGCGACCGGAGCATCCCGTCATCCTCATCATCGGTGATGGCTCCAGTCTCTATGCCATTCAAGCGCTGTGGTCGGCCGCTGAATATGACGCTGATCTCTTGATCGTCGTCCTCAACAATGGGGGCTATGAGGCGTTGCGCGGCATTGCGCGGACCGAAAGCGCGCCGCGTATCGACGGCGTCGGCATCGGCCATATCGATTTCGTCGCCATTGCCCAAGCGCAAGGCTGTGCGGCGACGCGCTGCGAACGCGGCGCGGAGCTCAACGCCTGTTTGCGCGATTTGCTGAACCGCAAAGGCCCGCGGCTCTTGGAAGTCATTTTGTCAAAGGAGGAGGGACAGGCATGAATATGATCGCTCGAGACATTGCACCGCCCAAGGCGCCGGAAAAGTTCTTCATCGACGGAAAATGGGTCGAACCCTTGTCGCAAAGCCGGCTGGAGGTCATCTCTCCTGTCACCGAAAAGTCGATCATGACCTATCCCGAGGCGGGCAAAGCCGACATCGATCGCGCCGTCGCTGCGGCGCGCGAAGCCTTCGACAACGGCCCTTGGCCGCGCCTCACTCCAGCCGAGCGCGCTGGCTACTTGCGCAAAATCGGCGACCTTCTGACCAGCCGCCTTGATGATATCGCCCATGCGTGGACCTTGCAGGTCGGCGCGCCCATCATGCTGACCAAGAAGCTGGTCGGACAGAACCCAACGCTTTTCAAAACCTATGCGGACATCATCGAAAACTACGCCTTCGTCGATGAGCGCACCCGCCAGGATGGCGGCAAGCTGCGCGTGGCGAAGGAGCCGATCGGTGTCTGCGCGGCGATCACGCCGTGGAACGCACCGCTGGTGCTGCTGTGCTACAAGATTTCGGCGGCGCTCGCGGCAGGCTGTACCATCGTCGCCAAGCCTTCGCCCGAGACACCGCTGGAAGCCTATATCCTCGCCGAATGTATCGAGCAGGCTGGCTTGCCGCCCGGTGTCTTCAACCTTGTGCCCGCCGGGCGCGACAGCGGCGATTATCTCGTTCGCCACAAGGATGTCGACAAGGTGGCTTTCACCGGCAGCACGGCCGCCGGCAAGCACATCGCGTCCGTCTGCGCCGAGAGGCTGGCGCGCGTCAGCCTGGAACTCGGTGGCAAGTCCGCCGCCGTTCTGCTCGATGATGCCGACTTCGCCGCGGCCCTGCCGTCTCTCATGGTCTACACCATGCCGATCACGGGGCAGGTCTGCTTTTCGCTGACACGCATTCTCGTGCCCGAACATCGTAAGCAGGAATTCACCGATCTGTATCTGGGCGCAGTTTCCAAGATCAAGGTTGGCGATCCGTTCGATCCGTCCACGACGATGGGGCCCCTGACCAAGGTCCAACAGCTCGAGCGTGTATTGAACTATATCCAGATCGGCCGCGACGAAGGCGCGACCGTGGCCATCGGTGGCGGTCGACCTGCTGGATTCGAGCGCGGCTACTTCGTCGAGCCCACCGTCTTCACCGACGTGAAGCCGGAGATGCGGATTGCTCAAGAGGAGATCTTTGGCCCTGTCGTCTCGCTCATCACCTATACCGACGAAGACGATGCGGTGAAGAAGGCCAATGATTCCGTCTATGGGCTGAACGCCTCCGTCTACAGCGCCGACCGCGAACGCGCCTATGCTTTCGCGCGCAAGGTTCGCGCCGGCAATGTGACGGTGAACGGCGTTATCGTCGATCCGCAACATCCGTTCGGCGGCTTCAAACAATCCGGTGTCGGCCGCGAAGGCGGCGTCGAAGGCCTCGAAAACTACCTCGAAACAAAGACGATTCATTTCGCCTGATTCATTTCGAACACCGGCGGCGGGAGAGTTGCCGCCGGTCCTGCGCCACAAAACCTGCCGGCCTAATGTTCTGCAGGCTCATATATAGAGGAATCGCTTGCTAGCCCGGCGGCGTTAGTTCGCCTGCCGGCGGCTCCCAATCTCGTTCAATCCGCCGTCAACAGGCGGCCATAGCTCACGCGCGACGCGCTGCGAGGCAGCCGTTGCTCGGCCATCTACAATCATATCCGAGGGAGAAATCATGACCGACCAAGTTGCCGCCATCCCTATTGTACGCGACGTCTCGAAGGAACGGAGACTGCTCGTTTCCTGCTTCTTTGGATCGACGCTCGAATGGTACGACTTCCTGATTTACGGCCTTCTGGCCCCGAGCGTCTTCAATGTGCTGTTTTTCCCGCAATTGAATCCGACCGTCGGCATGATCGCCGTCTTCGGCATTTTCGCGATCGGCTTCATTGCGCGGCCGCTGGGCGGAATTGTTTTCGGCCACTATGGCGACCGCGTTGGACGCAAGCCGGCGATGATTGTCACATTGATCATGATGGGCATCGCCACAACGGGCATGGGCTTGTTGCCGACCTATGAGATGGCTGGGTTATGGGCGCCCGTTGCCTTGACGGTTCTGCGCTTCCTGCAAGGCTTCGCGCTGGGTGGCGAGACGGTGGGGGGGCCGTTGCTGGCCATGGAAAGCGCGCCGAGCGAAAAGCGCGGTCTTTATGCCGCCATTGTGCAGAGTGGCGCCGCCTCCGGTTTTGCCTTGGGCGCCCTGGTCGCGCTTCTCGTCAACATGCTGCCGCAGCAAGATATGCTGAGCTGGGGCTGGCGCTTGCCCTTCCTGGCTTCCGTCATTCTGATCGGTATCGGCCTGTATATCCGCACCAAAGTCGACGAGGCCAAGGACTATCGCCTGGCAGCCCGTCAGGAGCAGCCAAAGGAAGCGCCGCTCGTGGCAGTGCTTAAATATGCCAAGAAGCCGATCCTGATCATTTTTCTGCTGGAACTCGCCGCCTCCAGCGTTCCCTATCTCATCACGGTGTTCGGCCTGGCTTACGGGCTTCAGACGCTCCACGTCGATCGCTCGGTGATGCTGACGGGTATCATCATCGGCAACGTCCTTGGGATCGCCACCAATCCCTTGGGCGGCTATATCTCCGATCGGGTTGGACGCCGGCCCATGCTCTGTGTGGCCTACATCGCGTGCGCGATCTACGTCCTGTTCTTCTTCTTTCCCATGCTGGCATCGGGCAATTCATTCCTGATCGCCGCATCCATGGCGGTTCCCGCGATGGTGCTGCAACCGATGATCCTGTCCGCCAATGGCAGCTTCTACGGCGAGCTCTTCGACGATCCGCGCTATCGGTTCACCGGGGCTTCATTGGGCAAGCAGCTCGGAAACGTCGCCGGTGGCGGCATGATCCCCATGATCGCGGCCTCGATTATGGCCGCGACAGGCAATATCGGGTTCGTTAGCGCTTATTTCTGCGGGCTGTGCGTGCTCGGTCTTTTCGCCCTGTCTATCGCTCATGAAACAAGCCATGGCGCGTTGCGGCGGAAGTCGCAGCCGTAAGGGGCAGCTGTAAGGGAATGTCCTGAAAGGCGTTCATTTACAGCCAGTTCATCCGGCCGTGCCTCGGTATGGCCGGAGTTGACTGCTCCAAGTGAGAGCGCGCTATCGAGAGGCCAAAAGAGCGCCAGCAAGCGCCGCCGCCACGATATTTTAAACATTTGTCCACCATACTGGCGCGGGATACTGGCGGGTTAGATCAGGATGACTTTGGATCATTTCGATCCGAAGTCATGAAACGTGATCGAATTCAAAAGTGTAGAGCGGAATGCGAAAAGCCGGTGTTGGTTTTCGCAAGCCGCTTGGGCCGCGCGTTGACGTATCGCAAGTTTTGCGTCGGCGAGTTTTGCGTTGGCAAGTGCTGCGTTGGAGTGGGTTATGGGTGTGCGTCACGAGTGGGTTGGCCGGCGTCAGGCTGTGCGCCAAGCCTGTCACATGCGCGCGGAAATGCGCTTCATCGACGGGCGCAAGTCGATCGACTGCATGATCACCGACATCAGCGCCACCGGGGCCCGCCTGGAATTGCCGGAGGGATTCGACTGTCCGCAAGATTTCGACCTCTACATTCCCTCCCGCGATGAGACCAAGCACGCCAAGGTCCATCGGATTACCGATGAGGGCGTTGGCGTCACCTTCCTGAAATCCCGAACCGAAGAGCCGCTGGTCGTGATGATCGAGCGGTTGGCGCAGCTGGAATTGGCTTTCAACGAAGCAAAAAGCCTGGCGCCGTCGCGAGACGGTGATGTTCGGCGTGCGGTGGCGCAGGTGGAGGCGCTGCCAGCGCTTGAAGCGCGGATCAATGAACTGGCCGCCGGCCTCGCCGACTTGCGTGCGATGTTCGAGACGCGGATCGCGACACCAGCGCCAGAGCCGATCGATCATGCGCGTGAGATTGCGTCGCTACGTGAAGAGATTCGCCATGTGA from the Beijerinckia sp. 28-YEA-48 genome contains:
- the mdlC gene encoding benzoylformate decarboxylase — translated: MNKENNDFARGSAVAGLTVSEAVFDFLRRQGVERIFGNPGSTELPMFVDLPQSFSYVLGLQESIVVGMADAYAQLTGRPAFVNLHSAAGLGHAMGNIYTAFRNRAPLVITTGQQTRDLLPHDPFLFNESPTEFPKPYVKWACEPARAEDVPAAIARAFYIAMQPPRGPVIVSIPLDDWSRPAQPVLERRLSTVLGCDPEALERIAGQIDAAKEPVLVVGPGVDSDDAWFSTVRLAEKLQAKVWVSPISARCSFPERHPLFAGFLPAHQPGLSDCLAPADYVLVLGAPVFTYHFPGSGGHLREGTGLGLISDDPRHVTGAALGDAMLSNIRLATEQLGDRVRSRAARADGPARVIRRIEAPAGITPDFLFQTLDDVRSPQSIIVEESPSTRSTMHDHFPIERPRGFFATASGGLGYGLPAAVGAALTRPEHPVILIIGDGSSLYAIQALWSAAEYDADLLIVVLNNGGYEALRGIARTESAPRIDGVGIGHIDFVAIAQAQGCAATRCERGAELNACLRDLLNRKGPRLLEVILSKEEGQA
- the rlmN gene encoding 23S rRNA (adenine(2503)-C(2))-methyltransferase RlmN, which translates into the protein MTAQTDLRSDISPAPARALPSLVGMTRARLGEALRAVDVPEREIRMRVGQLWQWIYFHGARDFAAMLNIGKPLRALLTEHYSLTRPQVVAEQVSSDGTRKWLIRLDPVDAKDKGAEVECVYIPESDRGTLCVSSQVGCTLTCTFCHTGTQKLVRNLSAEEIAVQVVVARDMLGDFPGQTPPTNGFIPSGEGVRAVSNIVFMGMGEPLYNFDNVTAAISVLTDGEGLSLSKRRVTVSTSGVVPQIGPLGEANGTALAISLHAVRDDLRNTLVPLNKKYPIKDLLDACRNYPGLSNARRITFEYVMLKGVNDSRAEAKELVRLLKGIPAKINLIPFNPWPGTKYECSDWDTIEQFSDIVFNAGYASPVRTPRGRDILAACGQLKSETEKLRARARMIEADDESHPESK
- a CDS encoding aldehyde dehydrogenase codes for the protein MNMIARDIAPPKAPEKFFIDGKWVEPLSQSRLEVISPVTEKSIMTYPEAGKADIDRAVAAAREAFDNGPWPRLTPAERAGYLRKIGDLLTSRLDDIAHAWTLQVGAPIMLTKKLVGQNPTLFKTYADIIENYAFVDERTRQDGGKLRVAKEPIGVCAAITPWNAPLVLLCYKISAALAAGCTIVAKPSPETPLEAYILAECIEQAGLPPGVFNLVPAGRDSGDYLVRHKDVDKVAFTGSTAAGKHIASVCAERLARVSLELGGKSAAVLLDDADFAAALPSLMVYTMPITGQVCFSLTRILVPEHRKQEFTDLYLGAVSKIKVGDPFDPSTTMGPLTKVQQLERVLNYIQIGRDEGATVAIGGGRPAGFERGYFVEPTVFTDVKPEMRIAQEEIFGPVVSLITYTDEDDAVKKANDSVYGLNASVYSADRERAYAFARKVRAGNVTVNGVIVDPQHPFGGFKQSGVGREGGVEGLENYLETKTIHFA
- a CDS encoding MFS transporter; protein product: MTDQVAAIPIVRDVSKERRLLVSCFFGSTLEWYDFLIYGLLAPSVFNVLFFPQLNPTVGMIAVFGIFAIGFIARPLGGIVFGHYGDRVGRKPAMIVTLIMMGIATTGMGLLPTYEMAGLWAPVALTVLRFLQGFALGGETVGGPLLAMESAPSEKRGLYAAIVQSGAASGFALGALVALLVNMLPQQDMLSWGWRLPFLASVILIGIGLYIRTKVDEAKDYRLAARQEQPKEAPLVAVLKYAKKPILIIFLLELAASSVPYLITVFGLAYGLQTLHVDRSVMLTGIIIGNVLGIATNPLGGYISDRVGRRPMLCVAYIACAIYVLFFFFPMLASGNSFLIAASMAVPAMVLQPMILSANGSFYGELFDDPRYRFTGASLGKQLGNVAGGGMIPMIAASIMAATGNIGFVSAYFCGLCVLGLFALSIAHETSHGALRRKSQP
- a CDS encoding LysR family transcriptional regulator, with amino-acid sequence MTLDVRSATILLECVRKGSLGRAATALNLTQPAVSRSLKILEEGFGVPLFERNTRGVALTPYGEALLPYAELVVSELASARDVIQQMRGASRGVVRVGGVASVVGGIVMAAICDMRQNHPDISFQVTEGLEDSVLEALKSGDLDIAVSSEPYVGDAISLAAPDILFDTVYVYAGAHHPLTQQRSVTIADIATRDWALPPIGSPVGKEWLKRFHNHALEPKMPLIVSRSVQVIKTAVQSADILCWLPLPTVQAEVRREEMVRIPVAELEWRRTFRVYRRRKGLLTPSAAALLHYIRSVGKRASKGT